Part of the Cyanobium sp. ATX 6F1 genome is shown below.
CTGGCGGCCAGCGGTCTCAGCCGCGGTGAGCTGGAGCTTCTGATCCAGGCTTTTGTGGCGGTGTGGAAGCGCATGCGCCACCGGCGCATCCCCTACCCGATCCCCGCCAAGAAGGGCTACAGCGCCTGATCCCGTAGGCTCCTCAGAACGGCTCTGAGATGCGCTGGGGGGAGCTGAGCGGTTCGATGTAATCGCCCGGTTTCTGGCGTTTCGGCAGCGTGATCGACGGGGCCTTGATGGGCTGGTAGGGGATCTGATCGAGCAGGTGGCGGATGATGTTCAGCCGGGCGCGCTTCTTGTCGTTGGAATCAACCACGAACCAGGGGGCATGGGCGCTGTCGGTGGCGGTGAACATGGCATCGCGGGCGCGGGAGTAGTCGTACCAGCGGCTATACGACTCCAGATCCATCGGCGTGAGCTTCCAGGTCTTGCGGCCGTCGTGGATGCGCCCCTCCAGCCGCCGGGTCTGCTCCTGCTGATCCACCTCCAGCCAGTACTTGAGCAACGTCACGCCTGAATCCACGATCGCCTTTTCCACGCTGGGTGCCATACGCAGGAACCGCTCCACGGCTTCTTGTGAACAGAAGCCCATCACCCGTTCCACGCCGGCGCGGTTGTACCAACTGCGATCGAAGATCACCACTTCGCCGCCGGCGGGCAGATGGGGCATGTAGCGCTGCACGAACATCTGGGTCTTCTCCCGGTCGCTGGGGGCCGGCAGGGCCACCACCCGGAAGACGCGGGGGCTGACCCGCTCGGTGATCCGCCGGATCGCACCTCCTTTGCCGGCGCCGTCCCGCCCCTCGAACAGGATGCAGACCTTGGCGCCGGTCTTCACCACCCACTGCTGGAGCTGCACCAGTTCGACCTGGAGGAGCCCCAGCTCCCGTTCGTAGTCCTTGCGGGAGAGCTTCTGCTTGCTGTCTTGATGGCCCATGGGTGCACGCTGGCTGAACGGTGGGTGTGGATCGAGGTTGGGTCTTCTCGTTCAGTCAGCGGGGCGGCGCTTGAAGATCAGCGAATAGGAGCGACCGAAGCCCTGGTCATCGAGGTTGCGCAAGGCACTGGTCGCCAGCTCCCAGCCCCGGTCCCCCATCAGGTTCAGCAGCTCGTGGAACTGCGCCGTGGCTAACAGACCGTCGCAGGAACTGGTGGAGATCGGCTGGCCGTTGATCAGCACGCGTTCCAGCACGGAACCGCCCTCCTGCGGGGCGAATTCGACCAGCAAAAAGCAATACTCCCAGCGCTCACCGGTGGGGGCGCCGATGATGGCCTCGATGCTGAGGGGGTGGTCGATCCCATCCGATGGCAGCCAGGAGCGCAGCGCCTCCAGGGGCACCTGGCAGAGCAGCGCCCCATGGCTATCGCGGAGCACGTAGCCATCGGCGGTGTGTCCGCTGTGGCTCTCGTCCGGTTGCCCGTCCCGGGGCAGCAGACCCGTGCCCTTGGCGACGGCCAGGGCGGTGTGGAAATCGGACAGCATGGCCCTCGGTGGATCCCTGGGCCCAGCGTAGGGACGGCACCTGGCAGCAGAGTTGCTGAGAACCTGCGCCGTCTTGGCGCTGCCGACCCATCGCATCGTTGGCTACCGCCCATGACCGCCCAGCTTGAGGGGCCCTTCCAGCCCTGCTTCGAAGCCATTCCAGCGATCAGCCTCGATCGCTGGGGGGTGCCGCTGGTCTTTCTCCGTCATCGCGCGCAGTGGGAGGGCACCGCCCGCGGCATCGACACGGCGGGCCACTGCATCGACACGCGACTGGTGTTTCCGCTCACCGATGAGGGGATCACCCTGGTGTCGGATGACCACCGGGTGCGTACCACCCAGCTCTACGAAGACGGCGTCTACCGGCACGTGACGATGATCGAGGAATGGCGACAACCGCGCCCCTGAGAGGCGATCGGTCTGCTCAACCCCCCGCTCAGCTGGGGGGTTGAGCGAGGGGCGGAGCGCTTCCGGGTGACTGCTTGAGATAGGACTGAACGGGCAGGCGCTGGCGCTGCACGTAGCCCACCGGCAGCCAGAGGTCGCCGGCGTTGGAGATGATGTGGATCTCCCAGTTGTAGAGGCCGTTGAAGGCGGCTGGATCTTGCTTGAGCAGGGCGGCGTAGGCGAGCACGCCGCGCACGTAGTGGTCGCTGTTGTTGTAACCCCACAGCCCCTTGCGGATGTCCTTGAGGCCGCCGCGGCGCACCAGATAACGGGCGGCGGCCTGGATGGCGTCGTGGGGGTCGCGGATGTCGCCGCGTCCGATGCCGCGCTCCGCCCAGGTGGTGGGCAGGAACTGCATCGGGCCATGGGCATCGGCCACCGACACCCCATCGATGCGGCCCATGCCGGTTTCCACCAGGTTGATCGCCGCCAGCACCTCCCAGGGGATGCCCGTGGCCGCCTGGGCCTTGCGGTAGTACCCCAGCAGGGACCTAGCGGGCTCGGGCGGGATGATTCGCCAGGCCGGCACGGTGGCCGAACCGGGCCGGCCCCGCTGCATCGCCAGGAATTCCCGCCGGGCCGCCAGATGCAGGTCGAGCACGGTCCACCAGCGCTGGGGCAGTTCCCGTCGCACGGCTTCCGCCAGCTCCGGCCTGCGGGCCAGTAGCCGGATGATCACCTGTTCCTGGTGGCCCAGGGCCGGCAGCTCGGCCGGGGGGGTGTCGGGGGAGCGCAGCCCCTCCTCCACCTGGCTGAACAGGGCAGCCAGGGCGACGGGCTCGGCGGGAAGCTGGGGGTAGGCGCGGCTGACGAGGTTGGTGCTCGCCGCGGGGGCCGCTGCCTGGACTGGCTCGGCCTGGGCCGGCTCAGCCTGGGCCTTAGCGGTTGGGCCGGCGGCTTGTTCTGCCGCCACGGCCCGGTCGCTGGCACTCTGCGGGCTGCGCGGCAGGAGCGCCAGGGCCATCAGGAGGGCCCCGCCGCCGACGGTGAGCAGCCAGGGGAAGGGGGAAGAGCGACGCACTGGAATCCTGGAACCGCTGCTGGATCGAACCTATCTGCGCCCAGCGCTTCTGGGGGCCCGCGGCGCTGCGGCCAGGCCTTGGGCAATCGCTGACAACGGGGATATTCGGTAGCAAGCAAGCCGTCAATCCGTGATTTTTGTCGCGACTCTTCAAACATCTTGAGGACACCCCATGGCCCCGGCCCGTCGCGTCGAGGTGCTGCCCCTGGAGGGAAGCACCGCCGGCCGCACCTTCTTCTGCCATCCCCAGCCCAGTGATGCGACCCAGATCGCCGAGCTGGCCCCCGACCAGCCCTGTGAATTGTTCTGTCACCGGCTCCAGACCGATCAGATCATCCTGATGCGCGGCTCCCTCGACCTGGTGGTGCTCCAGGGCCGCCGCCTGCAGCGCATCACCCTGAGGGAGGACGAGCCCAAGCTGGTGCGCATCCCCCCGGGCGTTCCCCACGGCGCCATCACCGTTGGCCGCCGCTCGGCCACGGTGGTCAACGCCGTGCTGCGCCATGGCCCATCCGACCCGCGGGATGTCCTTCCCCGGAGGGTGCCGGCGTCGTTGATGGACCAATGGCGACAACTCATGCGCGAGTGCGGCGCCCCTGAGGAATGATGGAACCACGGGCCCTTCGCAGGCGTTCGGATGGCCCTCAGTTTCCAGGAACTTCAGCAGCAGCTGCGTCAGCGCTCGCCCCAGCGGCGGGGTGAGGACGACACCAGCGATCTGCTGGTGGTGCCGTCGCTGTCTTTTGAGCCCCGGGAGCTGGCCCTGGTGAGCGGCGTCCATCATTACGAGGAGCGAGCGCTGTTCGAGTTGATGCGCCTGCGCAATCCGCACACGCGCCTCACCTACCTGAGCAGCACCCTGCTCAGCGAGCTGGTGGTGGAGGCGGTGCTGGAGCTGATGCCCGGCATGCCCGCGGCCCATGCCCGCCGGCGCCTGGCGCTCTTCGACACGGGCGATGCCTCCAGCCGGCCCCTCACCGCCAAGCTGCTGGAGCGACCGGTGTTGCTGCGGCGGATCCGTGAGCAGCTGCGGCCCGAGCGCTGCGTGATCAGTTGCTTCATGGTCACGGCGCTGGAAAAGGAGCTTTCCGAACGGCTGCAGATTCCCCTGCTGGGCACCGATCCGGCCCTGGCCCCCTGGGGCAGCAAACGGGGCAGCCGGCGGCTGTTCGCCCGCTGCGCTGTGCCCCATCCCCCCGGCAGCGAGCTGGTGCACGACCTGGACGCCCTGGCGGAGGCCACCGCGGAACTTTGGGAGGCCCATCCGGAGCTGGAGCGGGTGGTGGTGAAGCTGAACGAGGGTTTCAGCGGCGAGGGCAATGCCTGCCTGGATCTGGCACCCCTGGCCCTCGCTCAGCATTCAGCCGAGGCCCGGCGGCGCCGGCTGCGACTGGCCCTGGAGGTTCTGCCGATGCCCCCGCCGGAGTGGCGCGACTTGCTGGTGGAGCAAGGGGCGCTGGTGGAGGCCTGGCTGCAGGGGGGCGAGGCGATCAGCTCGCCGAGCGTGCAGGGAATGGTCCATCCCGACGGCACGGTGGAGGTGCTCTCCACCCATGAGCAGGTGCTGGGGGGGGCCAGCGGCCAGACCTACCTCGGCTGCCGATTCCCCGCCGCTGACGCCTACCGCAGCGCGCTCCATCGCCATGGCCGGGTGGTGGGGGAGGCCCTGGCCGCCGAGGGTGCCCTTGGGCGCTATGCCGTTGATTTCATCGCCCGCCGCCAGGACGGCGTGTGGGACCTGCAGGCGATCGAGGTGAACCTGCGCCAGGGGGGCACCACCCACCCCTTCCTGGCCCTGCGTTCCTCCACCAACGGCTGGCTCGACCCAGCCAGCGGGCTGTTCCACGCGCCCACGGGCCTGCCCCTGTTCTATGAGGCCACCGACAACTTCTGCGATCCGCGTCTGAAGGGTCTGCTGCCGATCGACCTGATCGACATCGCCTGCGAGGCGGGCCTGCACTACGACCCAGCCGAGCTGCGGGGAAGTGTGTTCCATCTGCTGGGGTGCCTGTCGGAATTCGGCAAGCTGGGGCTCACGAGCATCGGCCGCAGCCCCGAGGAGGCGGCCCAGCTCCATGCCGCCACCACCGAGCGCTTGGCACGGGCCGCCCAGGAGCTTCAGGCTGGGGCGCTGACCTCCTGAGAACACACCCCCAGAAACAACCATGGCCGTTCGCACGATCCTGCTGGAGGGGGACCCGCGCCTGCGGCGGGTCGCCGAACCTGTGAACCCGGAGTCGATGTCAGATCCCGCCCTCCAGGCGCTGATCGACGACCTGCGCGACACCATGGCGGCCGCCGAGGGTGCCGGCCTGGCGGCCCCCCAGATCGATGTGAATCTGAGGGTGGTGATCTTCGGAATCACCGTTAACCGCCGCTACCCCGAGGCGCCGCCGATCCCGGAGACGGTGTTGATCAATCCGCTGATCACACCCCTGGGTGAGGAGCTCGAGCGCCGCGAGGAGGGTTGCCTGAGCGTGCCGGACCGGCGGGCGCCTGTGAGCCGTTGGGCGCGCATTCGCTACCGCGGCTTCGATGGCCTGGGGCGCCTGATCGAGCGGGAGGTGGAGGGCTTCCATGCCCGGGTGGTCCAGCACGAGGTCGACCACCTCGATGGGGTTTTGTTTCCTGATCGCCTTGAGGCCTCGGCCTAGGCCCTCAGGGGGCCAGCAGCGCCTCCTCGTCGACGGCATCGATCTGCTCGGGCCGCAGGTACTGCTCGGCGTAGCGCTTGTAGACCCCGGAGCGGATGAACAGGGCGAACAGATCGGGGTCGATGTGCTGGTCCTTTTTCATGAAGCCCATGATCTTCAGGGCCTGGGAGAGGGTCTTGCCCTTCTTGTAGGGGCGATCGACGGCGGTGAGCGCCTCGAAGATGTCGGCGATCGCCATCATCCGCGCCACCTCGCTCATCTCCTCGCGCTTGAGGCGCTTGGGGTAGCCGGTGCCGATCATCGTTTCGTGGTGGCCGCCGGCGATCTCCGCCACCTGGCTCATGTGCCGCGGGAAGGGCAGGACCGAGAGCATGCGGATCGTCTGGATGATGTGCTCGTTGATCTTGAAGCGCTCCTCAGCCGAGAGCGTGCCCCGGGCGACGGAGAGGTTGTAGACCTCGCCGCGGTTGTAGAGCAGTTCGGGGGCGTCCACCTTGAAGCCGTAGGGGTTGTCCGCCTCGATGGCCGTGCTGCCTGCGGGGCGCTCGATGCGGTGTTCGGGTTTGTCCGCCAGCAGGGGCTCGATGGCGGGCACGGGCACCGCCGGCTGCAGTTGCTTGCGCAGCAGTTCCTCGGTGGAGACACCGAGGCGGTCGTCGAGGGTGCGCCGCCAGGTGCGGGCGGCGATGGCGTTGAGCCGCTCGATCCGATCGGGGGCCATGAACTCGCCTCCCTGGTTGCATTCGGCCACGAAGGCGAAGTCGTCGTCGAGCTGGGCGAGTTCGGAGTCGCGCTCGGCGGCCAGGGCGGTGGCGTCACCGCCGGCGGCCAGCTGCTCCCAGTAGCGGAGTTCCGCATCGCGCTTGAGCACCTCGAAGCGCATGCGCACCTCGTGGATGCGGTCGTAGATGGTTTCGAGCTTGGTGGCCTTGTCGACCACGAATTCCGGCGTGGTGACCTTGCCGCAATCGTGCAGCCAGGCGGCCACATGCACGGTCTCCCATTGCCCTTCATCGAGCTGGAAGTCTTTGAAGGGGCCGTCGCTGCTCTCGCAGGCGGCGGAAGCGAGCATCTTGGTGATCTCCGGCACCCGGAAGCAATGGCCGCCGGTGTAGGGGCTCTTGGCGTCAATCGCGTTGGCGATCAGCTCGATGAAGGACTCGAACAGGGCCTTCTGGGCGCGGATCAGTTCCCGGGTCTCGAGGGTGACCTCGGCCGTGCTTGAGAACGCCTCGGTGAAGGCCACCAGTGAGGTTTCCGGTGCTTCGTCGAACCAGAGCAGCAGTAGACCCAGAAGCTGCTTTTCCCTGTTCTGCAGGGGAACGGCCAGGTAGGGGGCGTTCTGCAGTGTGAGGGCCTCGGCCAGCTGTTTCTCCACGGCTGAGCCCTGGTCGCTGATCGTGCCCTGGAGCACCTTGCGGGCATCCTCCAGGCCAAATTTGCGCTCAATGGCCTCCGACGCCAGTTGTGTGGGAGGGAGGTTCAAGGGCTGTTGGTCGGCCCCCATGGCCTGCACGGAATCAAGGCTGTCGCCCCCTTCATTGAGCAGGAACAGGGCCCCACCCTTGGCCTTGGTGTTGAGAATCGATTCCCCCAGAATCCGCTCCAGCAGACGCTCGAAATTGGGCTCCGAGGCGATCGCGGCGCTCACCGAAAGGAAGCGACGGATCGTTGATTTCATGCCGTCGATGGTGAGCGACAGGTCGTCCACCTCTTTGACGATCGAGCGGGAGGCCGGGCGATCGGAGAAATCGAAGTTGCGCACGGCCTCCGCCTCCTCCGAGAGGCGCCGCAGGCTGGCGGTGACACGGCGGGAGATCAGGATCACCAGCGGCAGGGCGATGGCGATCGCCAGCAGGGTGGAGAGGATCGAATCACGGCGCAGGGTTTTGGCTCCCTCCAACAATTCCTCGTCGGGGACGGCCACCACCAGATAGAAACTCCTGCCGGAGACCAACGGGATTTTCGCGACGGCCAGTTGCCAGTTGGCGCCACCCAGGCGTAACTGGCGCTCCACCAGCTTGGTTCCGCCATTCAGTTCGGCGATGATGGGGGGAAGATTTTTTCCTGCCTGGTTCAGCACCGGCACCTGCACCTCAGAGAGCGTGCCCAGATCTTTGAGCAACTGATTGCGGGCGTCCCGGTCGGGCATCTGGGCGAAATCGTCCAGGGCGACCACTCTGTTTTGGGCATTCACCAGGGCAAGCTTCGTGCCCGGGGTGATGCGTTGACGTTTCAACAGGGCACTGACTGTGGAGAGGCGCAAGTCCGCCGCCAGCACCGCCTGGCCGTCGGGGGCTCGCTGGGCCAGGGTGACCCCGAGGCGGCCTGTGCTGGCAAAGCGATAGACCTTGGTTGTGATCGGCTTGGGGGTGACGATCGCGGCCTTGAACCAGGGGCGGGTGCGCGGGTCGTAGGTCGAGAACTCCGGTGCCAGCTCCGTCCTCATGAGCTTGAGTTGCTTGTCGAACAGCCAGACCCGGGCCACATTGCGGGCTCCCGTGCGCTCGTTCGTCTGCAGCACGTACTGGGCCTCCTGGGGAGCCTTGAACAGGGTGCGGTCGACGTCGTCCCAGATGTACCGCAACAGGAAGCGGTCGCCATTGGCGTAGCCAGCGAGATAGGAGGTGGCCGCCGGCGTGCTCTGCAGGGCGTCACGCAGGGCGGGAACGAAGCTGAGCCGCTGGGGCAGTGTGCGGACGTTGCCGAGGGGCGCGAGACGCTCCAGGTTGTGTTGCGCCCCTTTGATATCGAGCAGCAGTTGCACTTCCGCCGAGGTCTTGGCCGCCGCCGCGGCCATCAGTTGGCGGTTGGCCTTGAGCAGCAGGTCGCTGCTGCGCTGGTAGGAGGTGATCGCGATGCCCACGCCTGTGAGCAGAACCACGGGCACGAACAGGGCCGAGAGTCCAACGTGGAGGCGCAGGCGGCTGAGCATGGGCTTCAACAACGAAACAACTCCCGGCGTGGAGGCGCCAAGGAGATGGCTCTGAGGCTAATAGCACCGATCGGAATCGTCTGTCCGGACACGTCCCGAGTGGCAGGTCGTACTGTGGTTTCTAAACAGCTAACCAGTCAGGTAAGCCCATTGGGGTGATTTCACAGGCTCTACCCGCCTTGATCATGGCCTTCTCCGTGGCGACCTCAGGAGCAGCGGCGAAGGCGGAGACGCTGGAGGCAGCGACTCTGGCGGCTGTGCTGGAACGCCACGGCTGCGGCGGCGCCATCCCAGAGCGCCCCCTGGGGGAGTCCCCCCCCCTCAGCCGCTCGGAGGCAGCGGCCCTGCTGGAAATCTGCCTGGAGCGATCCCCCCCCCTGAGCGACGGGCTGCTGCGCCTGCGGGAGAAGTTCGCCCTGGAGCTGAAGCAGCTGGAGGCAACGGCCTTCTCCACCACCACGACCCTCTCGGGCGTCAGCAATTTCGTGCTGGGGAGTACCGCCTATGGGGGTGATGTGGCCGCCAACCTGCCGGGCACCACCCCCGGCAACAGCCCCCGCGACGCCGTCAGCTTCAACTACGAACTCAGACTGATTCTCAACACCAGCTTCACCGGCAAAGACCTTCTGTTCAGCCGGCTCCGCTCGGGCAATTTCAACGCCAGCGCCTTTGATGGCACACCGGTGCGGCTCTCGAAGATCGATGCGGCCTACAGCCCCACGATCATCGGGGCCGACGGCCTTGCCGTGGCGGCGGCGAACGTGGTGCGCCTGGACCGTCTCTCCTACCGCTTTCCGGTCGGCCAGGAGTTCACGTTCCTGGTGGGGCCCCTGAGCCGGAACCATGACACCCTGGCGATCATCCCCTCGGTGTACGGCACCCGGGGCGGCCCGCTCCTGGAGTTCTTCACGTTCTATGGAGCTCCGGCGGTCTACAACAAAGCCACCGGGGCCACCCTGGCGGCGATCTGGCGCCAGGAGGTGCCCAGGGGGCGGGGCCGCTGGGGGGCGTCGGTGAGCTACGTGGCCCAGCGGGGCGGGTCTGGGGATCCTGCCGCTGGCGGTCTTTTCAATGGCAACAGCGCAGCGAACCTCACGGCCCAGGTCGGCTACCAGGCGCCCCAGTGGGCCCTGGCCGCCGCCTTCCGGAGCGGCCAGGCGGGTACCCGAGCCAACGTGGGCACCACCTTGGGCAGCGCGATTCTGGCGGCCGGCGACGGTGGGACGTCCGGATCGAGTCTGAATCTCGCGCTCAGTGGCTACTGGCAACCGCAAAGCAGCGGCTGGATCCCCTCAATCAGCGCCGGCTGGGGCAGCAGCTGGATCCACCAGAACGCCGACGCCTTCCCCACGCCCCAGCCCCTGAATGCCCTCACCAATGTCCGCTCCAGCCGCTCCTGGTCGGTGGCCCTGGAGTGGAAGGATGCACTGGCCAAGGGTTACACCCTGGGGGCGGCCGTGGGCCAACCCACCCAGGCCTCGGGCCTGCGCACGGGCCGGGTGGCCGATGGCAATTTTGCCTTCGAGCTCTGGTATGCGCTGCCGATGAGCGACAGGATCACGGTCACCCCAGCCGTCTTCTATCTGAGTCGGCCCTTCGGCCAGCTGACCCGCAACGCCTCCGGCGCCCAGAACGCCGACGGCCGCTTTACCGACCTGGGGGTGCTGCTGCAGACCGCGATCAGGTTCTGAACCCAGCACGGCCTTACGTAGGGATGGTTACCTTTGTCTCAGATCAGGCATCCTGTCGAGGCAGCCCAAGGAACCCTCTCTTCGGCGACGTCGCTGAGCATGCCTTGCCCATGGCCCCCACCCAGACGAGGCGCCCATTGCCCCCCATGCCTACCGATACCCTTCAGGCCACCCCCAGCCGGGCTGATTTCAGCCTCAGGCCCTACATGGCCAGCAACGACTGGTGGGCCAGCTGGCAGCTGATCAATACGTTGGTGCCCTTCGGCTTGCTGTGGTGGGCGATCGGTCCAGCCGTGCGCAGCTCCCTCTGGCTGGCGGTGCCGATCGTGGTGCTGATGGTGCTGCTTTCAGCGCGCTGCTTTTCATTGATGCATGATTGCGGCCACGCCTCGTTGTTCAGCTCGCCGAAGGTGAATCGGGCCGTGGGATTTCTGCTCGGGGTGATCAATGCCATCCCCCAGTACCCCTGGTCGCGGGGCCACGACTACCACCACCGCCACAACGGCAACTGGGAGCTTTACCGGGGGCCATCAGCGCTGATCACCACAGGCCAGTTTCTGGCGTTAAGCCCTCGCCGCCAGTGGTTCTACGCCTTCCTGCGCCAGCCGCTGATGCTGATTCCCGGGGGATTCTTCTATCTGATCATCAAGCCACGGCTGGCTTTGGTGCTGGGCCTGGTGGGGCTGGTGCGCCATGGCCTCGATTGCCGCCGGGAAGATCCCTCCAGCACCGTGGCGGCGATCTTCGCGAGCTACCGCAGCCGCCACTGGTACACCACCGGAGAATTCTGGGATCTGCTGGGCAACAACATCTGTGTGCTCAGTCTCTGGGCGCTGATGGGCCACTGGCTGGGCCTTGGGCTGTTCTGGAGCGTCTATTCGATCGTGATGGCCTGCTCGGCGGCGATCTTCATCTGCATCTTCTTCGTGCAGCACAACTACGAGGGCTCCTATGCCCACCGCAGCGAGGATTGGAGCTACCTCAAAGGGGCGATTGAAGGCTCCAGCTACCTGAAGATGCCGGCGCTGCTCAATTGGTTCTCCGCCGACATCGGCTACCACAACATGCACCACCTCTCGGCGCGGATCCCCAATTACCGCCTGCGGGAGGCCCACCAGGCCAACGCCCACCTGCTCACAGGGGTGCACACCCTGCGGCTTGCCGAGATCCCGAACTGCTTCAAGTTCATCCTCTGGGATCCAGCCACCGACAGCCTCACCTCGATTGAGGCGGTTCGCCAGCAGGCGGCGCTCGGTTTCAAGGGCTCCAACCTTCCTGAGCTCCCCACGGCGGTGGGGGCCTCAGGCGTGAAGGGACGTGAAGAGGCTGGCCAACGGGGGGCCGCCACGGCAAGGTGAATTGATCCCCAAAGGAGGGTCATGGCGCTCGCCGAACTGGAAAGGCTGGTGGATGAGGCCGAGGCCGATGGCGCCCTGCGCCGGGCCCTGAAGCATTGCCGCAGCAGCCACGAGCTCGTGCTGGCGGCTCGGCGGCTGGGGTACCGAATCACCCGCGAAGACCTGATCCAATCCCGCCTCGAGGGGCCGGCGACCAGGCCGCGCTCAGAACTTCGCGCGTAGCAGCAGCAGCGCCCCGAGGAACAGGGGCACGTTGATCACGGCGGCGATCAGCAGCACCGCGCTGCCCCAGCTGGGCTGACCGATGCGCTCGGCAGCCCAGAGAAAGGTGCCATCCACCACCACCAGAGCCAGCAGCCAGGCCACCGGGAAGCGGATCGAGGCCCGCGGCGGCGGTGATGAGGGATCAGGGGCGGGCTCAGCCATGGGCGGCGGCGACCATTGAACGGGTTGGGGACAGTCTGAGGCTGGTGAGCCACGACAGCCCCACCAGCAGCGCCGAGCACCACAGGCAGGCCTGCAGGCCGCCCACCAGGAACAGGGCACCGGAGAGCAGGGTGCCCAGCAAACGGCCCGCGGCATTGGCCATGTAATAGAAGCCCACGTTGAGGCTCACCGATTCGGCGTCGGTGTAGGCCAGCACCATGTAGCTGTGGATCGAGGAATTCATCGCGAACACCGCCCCAAAGGCCACGAGCCCCACCACAATCGCCAACCCCGGCTGGGCCACCTCGCGCCAGAGCGCCACGGCGATCAGGGCCGGTATTGCCGTGAGCACCGCACTCCAGAACTGCACCGCTGAAGGCCCCGGCGGGCCGCCGCTGCCCCAGGCCCGGCGCAGGGCGGGCGTGGAACCCTGGATGATCCCGTAGCCGATCACCCACAGGCCCATAAAACCGCCCACCTCCCAGAATCTCCAGCCCAGGGCGGCCTCGAGGAACACCGGCAGGGCCACCACGAACCACACGTCGCGGGCGCCGAACAGGAAGAAGCGGGCCAGCGAGAGGATGTTGATGCCGGCGCTCTTGGCGAACAGGGCCGAGAAGGCCGGCTTATGCTTCATTCTGCCGATTTCATCCGGCAGCACCAGGGTGCCGAGCAGGGCCAGGAACAATCCGCCGGCCATGCCCGCCACCGAAGTGGCGAATCCGAAGCTGGTGAGCAGCACGCCGCCCAGGAAGAAGCCCACCCCCTTGAGGGCGTTCTTGGAGCCGGTGAGCAGGGCCACCCAGCGGAACAGTCGCTGCTCCACTTGGCTTGGTTCGCCTGGGGTTTCCGGCACCACCTCCCCTGCGACCACGGTCTTGATGGCGCTCTTGGCGCTCATCTTGTTGAGGTCCTTGGCGATGCCGCTGATCGCCTGGGCGCCCATCACATAGAGCAGGGAGAACAGCTTCGGCCAGCTGGCTGAGACCGGCACCAGCATCAGCAGGGCGATGATCTGCAGCACCAGGCCGGCCCAGAGGGTGAGCCGCAGACCGAAACGGGCCCCCAGCCAGCCGCCGTAGAGGTTGGTGACGATGCCGAAGAACTCGTAGAACAGAAACAGGAAGGCGATCTCCAGGGTGGAGTAGCCGAGCTGGTGAAAGTGGAAGATCACCAGCATGCGCAGGGCGCCATCGGTGAGGGTGAAGGCCCAGTAGGAGGCGGTGACGACCGCGTACTGCTCCAGCGCCGTGAGCTGTTTCATGACCCGGCAGCTTCAAGTGCTGCCACATGGCAGGCGA
Proteins encoded:
- a CDS encoding fatty acid desaturase, whose protein sequence is MAPTQTRRPLPPMPTDTLQATPSRADFSLRPYMASNDWWASWQLINTLVPFGLLWWAIGPAVRSSLWLAVPIVVLMVLLSARCFSLMHDCGHASLFSSPKVNRAVGFLLGVINAIPQYPWSRGHDYHHRHNGNWELYRGPSALITTGQFLALSPRRQWFYAFLRQPLMLIPGGFFYLIIKPRLALVLGLVGLVRHGLDCRREDPSSTVAAIFASYRSRHWYTTGEFWDLLGNNICVLSLWALMGHWLGLGLFWSVYSIVMACSAAIFICIFFVQHNYEGSYAHRSEDWSYLKGAIEGSSYLKMPALLNWFSADIGYHNMHHLSARIPNYRLREAHQANAHLLTGVHTLRLAEIPNCFKFILWDPATDSLTSIEAVRQQAALGFKGSNLPELPTAVGASGVKGREEAGQRGAATAR
- a CDS encoding iron uptake porin; translated protein: MATSGAAAKAETLEAATLAAVLERHGCGGAIPERPLGESPPLSRSEAAALLEICLERSPPLSDGLLRLREKFALELKQLEATAFSTTTTLSGVSNFVLGSTAYGGDVAANLPGTTPGNSPRDAVSFNYELRLILNTSFTGKDLLFSRLRSGNFNASAFDGTPVRLSKIDAAYSPTIIGADGLAVAAANVVRLDRLSYRFPVGQEFTFLVGPLSRNHDTLAIIPSVYGTRGGPLLEFFTFYGAPAVYNKATGATLAAIWRQEVPRGRGRWGASVSYVAQRGGSGDPAAGGLFNGNSAANLTAQVGYQAPQWALAAAFRSGQAGTRANVGTTLGSAILAAGDGGTSGSSLNLALSGYWQPQSSGWIPSISAGWGSSWIHQNADAFPTPQPLNALTNVRSSRSWSVALEWKDALAKGYTLGAAVGQPTQASGLRTGRVADGNFAFELWYALPMSDRITVTPAVFYLSRPFGQLTRNASGAQNADGRFTDLGVLLQTAIRF
- the arsJ gene encoding organoarsenical effux MFS transporter ArsJ — its product is MKQLTALEQYAVVTASYWAFTLTDGALRMLVIFHFHQLGYSTLEIAFLFLFYEFFGIVTNLYGGWLGARFGLRLTLWAGLVLQIIALLMLVPVSASWPKLFSLLYVMGAQAISGIAKDLNKMSAKSAIKTVVAGEVVPETPGEPSQVEQRLFRWVALLTGSKNALKGVGFFLGGVLLTSFGFATSVAGMAGGLFLALLGTLVLPDEIGRMKHKPAFSALFAKSAGINILSLARFFLFGARDVWFVVALPVFLEAALGWRFWEVGGFMGLWVIGYGIIQGSTPALRRAWGSGGPPGPSAVQFWSAVLTAIPALIAVALWREVAQPGLAIVVGLVAFGAVFAMNSSIHSYMVLAYTDAESVSLNVGFYYMANAAGRLLGTLLSGALFLVGGLQACLWCSALLVGLSWLTSLRLSPTRSMVAAAHG
- a CDS encoding Nif11-like leader peptide family natural product precursor, whose translation is MALAELERLVDEAEADGALRRALKHCRSSHELVLAARRLGYRITREDLIQSRLEGPATRPRSELRA